A genomic region of Leucoraja erinacea ecotype New England unplaced genomic scaffold, Leri_hhj_1 Leri_556S, whole genome shotgun sequence contains the following coding sequences:
- the LOC129694145 gene encoding uncharacterized protein LOC129694145 yields the protein MSECLQLATLGRSFQLGMLYDCRSDALIPGVTLWDLQTPQSNLDRRDQPSTEFHIIASDSMEKKAAALDVSASLKASFLGGLVEVKGSAKYLSDTKESEQQARVTLQYKATTRFEQLTMSQLGRQNITYPSVFDEGSATHVITAVLYGAQAFFVFDQMASSTEKIQDIQGNMEATIKLLPLIAIQGEASLEMTEEHKSHTEKFSCTFYGDFSLKNNPTTFKDAINIYATLPHLLGPDGEHSVPIRVWLYPLNKLDSKAAQLVREISVGLVNRCQDVLEQLSEAVMRCNDLMKDSVAVQFLEIINIILRFQKMCLEYKLGFQGTLCKVLPSIRGGGKEEVLLADILKNREQSPFKHQALTTWLDDKAREMKVAGRYLRILKDIPVVKSESELDEMFMDLATVYVVCFTFTKLHHEDLYLSEANNYLQSPTAQKMETQPPADGACTQRQSDSWFNLPSVSRKMRELSGSFLDFATANIADGKIKFAVGSVRDDSNIGASIYLYDEGCLENRCFVPPSQPEIPTSSRTTHDSVTLQLQPPTFGAGEIVGYKVEYRGSQQEQWTILDTPDQCHSFTIPGLEPHQEYHFRYRAVTKVGVSKASESYRGITRPTSPPGKPVFQDCSSSPTLHWDRPGQIGADVNIFRYRIEYREQPSDNLNTKGGLWEEVKTTDTQCHYCLEGLKPTTIYRVRVSADCGETGSSEASEEVSIKIGNTSNRIARKYRRDTQLISKGNPSIYKLKLQEEVADKVKQLVKCSFGKPTSKYTMKTIMVLGATGSGKTTLINGMINYILGVEWGDNFRYKLIAEETGKSQAETQTSSITAYQLHHQKGFNIDYSLTIIDTPGFGDTRGISRDQQITEQIREFFSSPQGVDQIDAVCFVAQASLARLTHAQRYVFDSILAIFGKDIAENIQILVTFADGQPPPILGALKLAEVPCPKDKCTGLPVHFKFNNSAIFAQCLTSGGENDDNFDAMFWKMGANSMNKFFTALNTMETKSLSLTREVLKERSSWKLQWRDCRRRSVGLAKLEELRKTEQALNQHQTELDANKNFDYEIEITHPVKEDISGTGNYITNCQKCFFTCHFPCGIPNDDGKRGCCVMDGQGNCTVCPLKCIWNVHFNQKYKFDYVTKKEKRTYSELKEKYENAYGEKMTQQNVMELLKREFADVEYTVLALIDQLSGSIRRLEEIALRPNPLSTPAYIDLTIQSEKEEAKPGFMERIQTLGEVKERAELIQKVANNENMLPGESKGGPMVEKSAGKKTEGMFSKIISWFTSNK from the exons ATGAGTGAGTGCTTGCAACTGGCCACTCTGGGCCGGTCTTTCCAGTTGGGAATGCTGTACGACTGCCGATCAGATGCTCTGATCCCAG GCGTCACCCTGTGGGACTTGCAGACACCGCAGAGCAACCTTGATCGTCGTGACCAGCCCAGCACTGAGTTTCACATCATTGCATCAGACTCCATGGAGAAGAAAGCCGCTGCCCTCGATGTGTCAGCATCACTGAAAGCAAGTTTCCTGGGTGGGTTAGTGGAGGTGAAAGGGTCGGCAAAATATCTCAGTGACACGAAGGAATCAGAGCAACAAGCACGAGTTACCCTTCAGTACAAAGCAACAACCAGGTTTGAACAACTGACAATGAGTCAATTAGGGAGACAGAATATTACCTACCCAAGTGTGTTTGATGAGGGCTCAGCCACCCATGTAATTACAGCAGTGCTGTATGGGGCCCAGGCCTTCTTTGTGTTTGACCAAATGGCTTCATCAACAGAGAAGATACAGGATATTCAGGGTAACATGGAGGCAACGATTAAACTTCTCCCTCTGATTGCGATTCAGGGTGAAGCTTCCCTAGAAATGACAGAAGAACACAAGTCTCATACCGAGAAGTTTAGCTGCACCTTTTACGGGGACTTCTCTTTGAAGAACAATCCCACCACCTTCAAAGACGCCATCAATATCTACGCAACACTTCCACACCTCCTGGGTCCAGATGGAGAACATTCAGTGCCCATCAGAGTCTGGCTCTATCCTCTCAATAAACTCGACTCAAAAGCTGCCCAGCTGGTGAGGGAGATCAGCGTGGGACTGGTCAATCGCTGCCAGGATGTCCTGGAACAGCTCAGTGAGGCCGTGATGAGGTGCAATGACCTGATGAAAGACAGTGTCGCAGTTCAGTTTCTTGAGATTATAAATATTATACTTCGATTCCAAAAGATGTGTCTGGAGTACAAATTAGGTTTCCAGGGGACTTTATGTAAAGTTTTACCGTCCATTCGAGGCGGTGggaaggaggaagtgttgctggCGGACATACTGAAGAACAGGGAGCAGTCACCATTCAAACACCAAGCACTGACCACATGGCTGGATGACAAGGCACGGGAGATGAAGGTTGCGGGACGTTACCTCAGAATATTGAAAGATATACCAGTTGTGAAATCCGAGAGTGAGTTAGATGAAATGTTTATGGATTTAGCAACAGTTTACGTGGTCTGCTTTACATTTACAAAATTACATCATGAGGATCTCTACCTTTCAGAGGCAAACAACTACCTCCAATCTCCCACAGCTCAGAAAATGGAGACACAACCTCCTGCTGATGGAGCCTGTACACAACGACAAAGTGACTCCTGGTTTAATTTGCCATCTGTATCCCGGAAGATGAGGGAGCTTTCAGGATCATTCCTGGACTTTGCCACCGCCAATATAGCAGATGGGAAAATAAAATTTGCTGTTGGATCTGTGCGGGATGACAGCAACATAGGAGCGTCAATTTACCTGTATGATGAAGGATGTCTGGAGAACCGGTGCTTTGTTCCTCCGTCACAGCCCGAGATACCTACATCCAGTAGAACAACACATGACAGTGTGACTCTGCAGTTACAGCCACCAACATTTGGTGCCGGTGAGATTGTGGGCTACAAGGTAGAGTACCGAGGTAGCCAGCAGGAGCAATGGACAATTCTGGATACACCTGATCAATGCCACTCCTTCACAATACCTGGGTTAGAGCCACACCAGGAATATCACTTCCGATACAGAGCAGTGACCAAGGTAGGGGTCAGCAAGGCTAGTGAGAGCTACAGGGGCATCACCCGGCCAACAAGTCCTCCAGGTAAACCAGTCTTCCAGGATTGTTCATCCAGCCCAACACTGCACTGGGACAGACCAGGTCAGATTGGAGCTGATGTTAATATATTTCGGTACAGAATTGAATATAGGGAACAACCGTCAGATAATTTAAACACGAAAGGTGGATTATGGGAGGAAGTTAAGACAACAGACACACAATGTCACTATTGTTTAGAGGGACTAAAACCCACGACCATCTACCGAGTCCGAGTGTCTGCTGACTGTGGTGAAACTGGGTCTAGTGAAGCAAGTGAGGAGGTTTCAATAAAAATAGGAAACACATCAAACAGAATAGCCCGGAAATATCGCAGAGATACTCAATTAATATCCAAAGGAAACCCTTCCATTTACAAGCTCAAACTACAGGAGGAGGTAGCTGATAAAGTCAAACAGCTTGTGAAATGCTCCTTCGGAAAACCCAcctcaaaatacacaatgaagaCAATTATGGTTCTGGGAGCAACTGGGTCAGGAAAGACGACCCTCATCAATGGGATGATCAACTACATCTTGGGCGTGGAATGGGGAGACAACTTCAGATACAAGTTAATAGCGGAAGAGACAGGAAAATCCCAGGCTGAGACTCAGACATCCTCCATCACTGCCTACCAGCTCCACCATCAGAAAGGATTTAACATCGATTACTCTCTGACGATCATCGACACGCCAGGATTCGGTGACACCAGGGGCATCAGCCGGGATCAACAGATCACTGAGCAAATCCGTGAATTCTTCTCTTCTCCACAGGGTGTTGATCAGATTGACGCCGTGTGTTTTGTTGCTCAAGCCTCCCTGGCTCGCCTGACTCACGCACAGAGATATGTCTTTGATTCGATTCTTGCTATTTTTGGCAAAGATATTGCAGAAAACATTCAGATCCTGGTGACGTTCGCAGACGGACAGCCTCCCCCCATCCTGGGTGCCCTGAAATTAGCTGAGGTACCGTGTCCCAAAGACAAGTGTACGGGTCTGCCAGTACACTTCAAGTTTAACAATTCAGCCATTTTTGCCCAGTGTCTGACCTCAGGGGGAGAGAACGATGATAACTTTGATGCAATGTTTTGGAAGATGGGAGCAAACAGTATGAATAAATTCTTCACAGCTCTGAACACAATGGAAACCAAAAGTTTGAGTTTAACCAGAGAGGTTCTGAaggaacgtagcagctggaagtTGCAGTGGAGGGATTGCAGACGCAGATCCGTTGGTCTCGCCAAACTGGAAGAACTCAGGAAAACGGAACAAGCTCTGAACCAACACCAAACCGAGCTGGATGCAAATAAAAATTTTGACTATGAGATTGAAATTACACATCCAGTAAAGGAGGATATTAGTGGGACTGGTAATTATATAACCAATTGCCAGAAATGTTTCTTTACCTGCCACTTTCCCTGCGGCATTCCTAACGATGATGGTAAACGTGGTTGTTGTGTAATGGACGGACAAGGGAACTGTACGGTCTGTCCACTAAAGTGCATCTGGAATGTTCACTTCAACCAAAAGTACAAGTTTGATTATGTAACGAAAAAGGAGAAGAGGACATACAGTGAGCTGAAAGAAAAGTACGAGAATGCCTATGGTGAAAAGATGACCCAGCAGAATGTTAT